Below is a window of Mucilaginibacter ginkgonis DNA.
ATGGCTACGTCAGGCAAACCAACTATGAAATATTTGGTGCCGGCAAGTATGTTTACTTCGACAGTTATGGTAGTGGCTTCTATCCCGTAAACAGCACTGCCAAAGGTTTTAACTAACAAGGTTTAAATATTTAGAAAGCTAAATATAGGCGTGTTGAGGTGGAGAAGCAAGAGGGGTTGAGTTTTTATGCAATATTGAGTGCAGTTTTATTACGTTCTTTTGTCTTAGCAATAAAAGAACCAAAAGTGCCAAGTCAGCGCAAGGCTTCTTTGCCGCACCCGGCCTTCGCTTGCAAGTAAGACAAAACCACGGGCCGGGATATTTTCGCCGAATAAACCTAAAAGGTGTTTAACCTGCATGCAAAAATCTCCAATGCCCTTTCCGACGCTCAAGGCCTTCATCGTTTTGCCTCACTTTATCCGAAGCTGTGCGCTGACGTTTTAAAAGTCTGCAATAAAGAGCTGTGGTATTCGCGAAAGATGGGCATCACAGGCTTTCCACTGTTATCCCTAACGCTTATTTCTGTGTTAACTTTAAGCTCAGTAAGATATTCTCTTTAACAAAAAACGCAGAAGATTTCTCTCTGCGTTCGAAATGACAGTTTAGTTTGGGTATTAAATTTTACTTCACTACCAGCACTCCATCAGCCATAATGGAAATATCTTTCTTCGGCTGACTAATCTTTGCAATTTCCTCGGGCGATTTACCGGCGTCGGCGGCATAATGTTTTAAGCTGGCTACAGATGTTTGTTTCATTTTGGCTGTACCTTCAACCACAACAGTTTTGCCCACAATATCCTGCGGCATAAAGTAAGCGTAGTCTGTAAACTGGACCATAATAGGCGAACCATTGGCCTGCGCCAGTTTCATAAAGCAGCCTTTTTTCTTACAAACTTCAACTACAGTCCCGGTAATTTTTCCATTGTAAACAGAATCTGCACCAAACTTGCCGTTGATAGCGTCTGTACTCACCGCGTTATAAGCAGTTACGGTTTTGCCGTAAGTTACGCCCGCTTTGGCAGGAGTAATAGTTTGCCCCTTAGCCATTACACCGGTGCAAGCCAGTGCAGCTATGAAGATCAATTTTTTCATGATTGTAAAGTTTGACGTAAAAGTAAGTATTCTATGTTTACTTAAAGATTTATAATGCGTTAGCGTTTAACCCAGATCTTCCCAAAGTTCTATTTTATTGCCTTCGGGATCCATTATGTGCACGAATTTACCGTACTCGTCGCTAAGCATCTCGTCAACAAAAGTTACACCCGCCGCCTTTAATTCCTTAACCAATGCTTCCAGATCATCTACACGGTAATTGATCATAAACTCCTTGGCAGATGGTTCAAAACTTTGCGCATCCCTTTTAAAAGTGCTCCATACGGTAGTGCCTTCTTTGTCGGGATTTTCCGCATCGCGCCATCTGAACATTGTACCCCATTTCTGCACGGGCAGCCCCAGGTTTTTAGCATACCAATCGTTCATTTGCTGCGGATCATCACATTTGAAGAAGATGCCGCCAATACCTGTTACTTTTTTCATGAGAGTAAGTTAGGGAATAAATCGGGAGAGTTTACTTAGAAAATGGTTCTGCAACGTTAAGTAAAAGCGTGAAAACTTTACCATTGGTCCTCGTTCTTTTGTCTTAGCAACAAAAGAACCAAAACGAAGCGCAGCGATCTCATGAACACCATTGAAATAAACAACGGTGAATAAATGCCAAGTCAGCGCA
It encodes the following:
- a CDS encoding DUF4920 domain-containing protein, coding for MKKLIFIAALACTGVMAKGQTITPAKAGVTYGKTVTAYNAVSTDAINGKFGADSVYNGKITGTVVEVCKKKGCFMKLAQANGSPIMVQFTDYAYFMPQDIVGKTVVVEGTAKMKQTSVASLKHYAADAGKSPEEIAKISQPKKDISIMADGVLVVK
- a CDS encoding VOC family protein; protein product: MKKVTGIGGIFFKCDDPQQMNDWYAKNLGLPVQKWGTMFRWRDAENPDKEGTTVWSTFKRDAQSFEPSAKEFMINYRVDDLEALVKELKAAGVTFVDEMLSDEYGKFVHIMDPEGNKIELWEDLG